In Miscanthus floridulus cultivar M001 chromosome 5, ASM1932011v1, whole genome shotgun sequence, one genomic interval encodes:
- the LOC136453702 gene encoding phospholipase A1 EG1, chloroplastic/mitochondrial-like produces the protein MPSSAMIQPRCTLHQVWSPGRPEPSRASFASAATVNEAATSPSISARAGPGARASALVASASRRTSTPRNRTASVANMWRQVQGSHDWDGLLQPLHPVVRDEVAQYGELVGACYKVLDVDPSSARYMCCKHAKERVLEEAGMARAGYEVTRYIYATPDVAAPSTSSRGRASWVGYVAVSTDEMTQRLGRRDVLVSLRGTVTQAEWAANLMSALEPARLDARPDVKVEAGFLNLYTSSPGASGMGSCRDQLLREVSRVIKSFSVDRPREDMSVTLAGHSMGSALAMLLSYDLSQLGLNRDASGRRVPVTVFSFGGPRVGNAAFKDRCDELGVKVLRVANVRDPVTLLPGALFNEGTRGFLASWAAGDRYTHVGVELALDFLSLRDLGSVHDLGAYVSSIKAEAGGKVSKSDNAVADSRGATVLAKAMEFVGRQRAAAFARPEAALGIGGVVQSLGLDIASCFTGH, from the coding sequence ATGCCTTCCTCTGCCATGATACAACCGCGCTGCACCCTGCACCAGGTCTGGAGCCCCGGGCGCCCTGAACCGTCCCGCGCAAGCTTCGCCTCTGCCGCCACAGTTAACGAGGCTGCCACATCGCCGTCCATCTCCGCAAGGGCGGGGCCCGGAGCGAGGGCGAGCGCGCTGGTTGCCTCAGCATCGAGGAGGACCAGCACGCCGAGGAATCGGACGGCATCTGTCGCAAACATGTGGAGGCAGGTCCAGGGGTCCCACGACTGGGACGGCCTGCTCCAGCCGCTGCACCCCGTGGTGCGCGACGAGGTGGCGCAGTACGGCGAGCTCGTCGGCGCCTGCTACAAGGTGCTGGACGTGGACCCGTCGTCGGCGCGGTACATGTGCTGCAAGCACGCCAAGGAGCGCGTGCTCGAGGAGGCGGGCATGGCCAGGGCAGGGTACGAGGTGACGCGGTACATCTACGCAACGCCGGACGTGGCCGCACCGTCCACTAGCAGCCGCGGCCGCGCCAGCTGGGTCGGGTACGTCGCCGTGTCCACCGACGAGATGACCCAGCGGCTCGGCAGGCGCGACGTGCTCGTCTCGCTGCGCGGAACGGTGACGCAGGCAGAGTGGGCGGCCAACCTCATGAGCGCGCTCGAGCCGGCGCGCCTCGACGCGCGCCCGGACGTCAAGGTCGAGGCCGGCTTCCTCAACCTCTACACCTCCTCGCCCGGCGCCAGCGGCATGGGGAGCTGCCGGGACCAGCTCCTCCGCGAGGTGTCCCGCGTCATCAAGTCTTTCTCCGTGGACAGGCCCCGCGAGGACATGAGCGTCACCCTGGCCGGGCACAGCATGGGGAGCGCCCTGGCGATGCTGCTCAGCTACGACCTCTCCCAGCTCGGCCTCAACCGCGACGCGTCAGGGCGCCGCGTCCCCGTTACCGTCTTCTCCTTCGGCGGGCCGAGAGTGGGGAACGCGGCGTTCAAGGACCGCTGCGACGAGCTCGGCGTGAAGGTGCTGCGCGTCGCGAACGTCCGCGACCCGGTGACCTTGCTCCCGGGCGCCCTCTTCAACGAGGGCACGAGAGGGTTCCTCGCCTCCTGGGCCGCCGGTGACCGCTACACGCACGTTGGCGTGGAGCTCGCCCTCGACTTCCTTAGCCTCCGCGACCTGGGGAGCGTTCATGACCTCGGCGCGTACGTATCGTCGATCAAGGCCGAAGCCGGTGGCAAGGTGTCCAAGTCTGACAATGCGGTGGCGGACAGCAGAGGCGCCACCGTTCTCGCGAAGGCGATGGAGTTCGTCGGGAGACAGCGCGCCGCCGCGTTCGCACGGCCAGAGGCCGCCCTGGGCATTGGCGGCGTGGTGCAGTCTCTCGGCTTGGACATAGCTTCTTGTTTTACTGGCCATTAA